GAACGGCTGACCACGACGCCGCCCGTGGCTGCACGCGCGACAGTGGAGGAATCGTGGGCGACGAGCAGTCGACCATGGAGACCACGGCTCAGCTGATCGCCGCGCCGACCAGGGCGCGTCAGGCCGGGCCCCCGGAGATGCACGGCCATGACTGATCTCAAGCCACGGGGCCGACCGGACGAGGTACGCTCCGACGAAGCACTGGCACAGCCCACGACGAAGGTCTTCACGCTGGGGCTGTCGATCCCGGGCGTGGTCGTCGGGCTGCTCTTCTTCGCGCTGTCGCTGCTGCCGTCGATGTTGCCGCGCACGTTCCTGTTCCAGGGCATCGTCTCGGGCATCACCGCGATGATCGGCTACGCGATCGGCGCGACGGGCCAGTGGGCGTGGAACTTCCTTGACGTGCCCCAGCCCCGCGGGCGTACGCGCACGATCGTCATGCGGGTCCTGCTGGCCGTCGTCGTCTTCACCGTCGCCTCCGGCACGTGGCAGCACGTCGGCTGGCAGAACGACGTGCGGTCGATCTACGGACTGGATCCGATCACGCCGGTCGTGCTCCTGCCAGTGCTGGTGATCGCCGTCACCGTGGCCGCGCTGCTGCTGGTCGTGGCACGGTCGCTGCGCAAGCTGTTCGACGTGACGGTCCTTCTGCTGTACCGACGGCTGCCGCGACGGCTGTCGTTGCTGCTGGGTGGGCTGGCGGTCCTCGTGCTCGTGAACCTGGTCTACAACGGTGTGCTGGTCAACGCCTTCTTCGGCGTGTCGAACCAGGTCTTCTCGGCGTCGGACACGAGGACGAAGGAGGGTGAGCGGCCACCGCGGTCGCCGCTGCGGTCCGGCGGGCCGGGATCGCTCGTCAGCTGGGAGTCGCTGGGCCGCCAGGGCCGGTCATTCGTGTCGACGGGCCCGACGACCGACGACATCAACGACTTCTCGGGCGGGGGTGCGCTCGAGCCGATCCGCGTATACGCGGGCCTGAGGTCCGCCGGCTCGCTGCGGGCACGCGCCGACCTCGTGCTCGACGAGCTCATCCGCACCGGAGCCTTCGAGCGCGAGGTCCTCGTGGTCGGCACGACGACCGGCACCGGGTACCTCGACGC
This portion of the Euzebyales bacterium genome encodes:
- a CDS encoding alpha/beta-hydrolase family protein is translated as MTDLKPRGRPDEVRSDEALAQPTTKVFTLGLSIPGVVVGLLFFALSLLPSMLPRTFLFQGIVSGITAMIGYAIGATGQWAWNFLDVPQPRGRTRTIVMRVLLAVVVFTVASGTWQHVGWQNDVRSIYGLDPITPVVLLPVLVIAVTVAALLLVVARSLRKLFDVTVLLLYRRLPRRLSLLLGGLAVLVLVNLVYNGVLVNAFFGVSNQVFSASDTRTKEGERPPRSPLRSGGPGSLVSWESLGRQGRSFVSTGPTTDDINDFSGGGALEPIRVYAGLRSAGSLRARADLVLDELIRTGAFEREVLVVGTTTGTGYLDAAGVDPVEYVHNGDTAIVGVQYSYLPSWISLLADQQKVQRTARVVFDTVHEHWSTLPRSLRPELYLYGLSLGSYGAESILTSVDIINEPIDGALMVGPTFVNKLWNQLVATRQPGSPPWLPTYDGGGTVRFTGEEDALDIADDAWGPTRIAYLQHASDPVVFFTPDLILRQPEWLLDGQRGPGVAEDFVYVPLVTFWQMAFDLAGAGNVPVGWGHMYSAEANGAAWAAVTRPAGWTAADTTALRGFLADLPQD